A genomic stretch from Myripristis murdjan chromosome 12, fMyrMur1.1, whole genome shotgun sequence includes:
- the LOC115369257 gene encoding protein AMBP-like, translating into MQKGVNLVSLLLLGWAWTLQGVPVLPEPHYQAQKNFDLSRFLGSWYEVAVVSTCPRYMQRHKADPTITQVDLQNGTEGTVKVTATVHRQVNGTCSQESTDYGLTDTPGRFFYHVAQYGVDVHSYVVHTNYDEYANIIMLTTNKSSGANTTIVRLHSRTMDVTDTVLDEFKKLVRQQGISDDTIIIKQKKSDCVPGVKVTEPTTRPQKSKRMVLRSVLEEDGSGFSHNYADYGIFQDAACLLPLVTHNCTGKSPVWVFNSTSSVCVALKQDICQGNGNKFNSKSECEQLCSTL; encoded by the exons ATGCAGAAAGGAGTGAATCTagtttctcttcttctcctggGGTGGGCCTGGAccctccagggggtccctgTGCTCCCAGAGCCTCACTACCAAGCACAGAAGAACTTTGACCTAAGCCGG TTCCTGGGGAGCTGGTACGAGGTGGCAGTGGTATCGACCTGTCCTCGCTACATGCAGCGTCACAAAGCAGACCCAACCATTACTCAAGTGGACCTGCAAAACGGCACAGAGGGCACGGTCAAAGTGACAGCCACTGTACACCGGCAGGT gaacgGCACATGTTCTCAGGAATCCACAGATTACGGCCTGACTGACACTCCCGGACGATTCTTCTACCATGTTGCCC AGTACGGAGTCGATGTTCATTCCTATGTGGTTCATACCAACTATGATGAGTACGCAAACATCATCATGCTGACCACAAATAAATCATCAGGAGCCAATACCACTATAGTCAGGTTGCACA GTCGAACTATGGATGTGACCGACACTGTGCTGGATGAGTTCAAAAAACTGGTCAGACAACAGGGGATCAGTGACGACACTATCAtcattaaacagaaaaaaa GTGATTGTGTCCCAGGCGTGAAGGTGACAGAGCCGACTACTCGGCCTCAG AAATCTAAAAGGATGGTGCTGCGTAGTGTGCTTGAGGAAGACGGCTCTGGTTTTTCTCACAATTATGCTGACTACGGGATATTCCAGGACG CGGCATGCCTTCTGCCCCTGGTGACTCACAACTGTACAGGCAAGTCACCAGTCTGGGTCTTTAACTccaccagcagtgtgtgtgtggccctgaAGCAGGACATCTGCCAGGGGAACGGCAACAAATTCAACAGCAAGAGCGAGTGTGAGCAACTCTGCAGCACGCTCTAA